One Ciona intestinalis unplaced genomic scaffold, KH HT000542.1, whole genome shotgun sequence genomic window, ATGACATTAGGctttaaatctgttttttcgtctcatttggtaatgcaaaaaaataatatttactatAACCGTAGCCACGCGACtccaaaagagcgttgttagttgtgaAAAAGATGATCCGAAATATGGAAAtcaggtgctaacggtatcctatTGACCCAGGGTGaaatattgtagggtggggtaagacgggacacctttagcaaataatatccaaacatccggatcgtgttaaacaattaacattaaataGTCCATGGGAGTCCTGAAGATagggatttataattctttaaatgtattttttactaccaaatgggacggaaaatggagttaaaaggtgtttcatcttccctACCCcactgtattatatattataatttacctGCTGCCTGTTGTATGGCTAATGATACGGTGGATGCGTCGTGTGTTGGAGAACTCATTCCCGAGCTTGGGAAGAGAGGAAAAGCAAAGCGATCTTTTGGCTTGATGAGGCTTTTGGGTTTCCTCCGGGGTCTGTATTTGTAGTCCGGATGTTCCTTCATATGAAGAGCACGGAGACGTTTTGCTTCGTCGATGAATGGCCGCTTCTCGCACTCGTTGAGAAGCTTCCACGAAGCACCGAGTCTCTGTAAAAAGAAGACGAAATTTCGTCACACAAGGTTTTAGCAAACGATttgtaaaaaagaatataagAAGATTTACATAAAATGGTGAACtttgaataattttattagcattttattaaatgagAATTTACGTTTAGCgaaaattagaaatttaataaagttcTGTTTACCTTTGAGATCTCGGAGTTATGCATTTTTGGATTTTCTTGGGCCATTTTTCGTCGTTGTCCTCGCGACCAAACCATGAATGCATTCATTGGTCGCTTAACGTGGCCTGTGTCGATGCCGGATTTCAACGTCATTTCCTCTGACGTCACCGGACTGGGAGTTTCCCTCTGAAGATCGGGGCTTTCCATAATAACGTGTTAGAATATCTTGAAACTTtgcagtgacgtcacgaatttATGACGTCAGTTGGGGTCGTCGAGTAGATTATACAGTGGTGACGTAAAAGAAGGTTATTCGTAGCCGATGAATTTAGAATCGAGATCAACACAGTGCACTAGTTGAGTATCGCGTGAAATTTCAGTCATATAAGTTATACGACAGGCTACTGAAATAAAGAGAGTCTGTTACACATTTGGCTTGTATGTTTATACgacaatatatagtaaagaGTCGTagggaaacggttttataattctttgaatggtatttgtttactaccaaatgggacgagaaaattaaatgaaaaggtgtctcatctttccccacccttctatattgTATGTAACATGAAACCAAATAAGTCTGAAAAGTccttattttgctttttacgTTATCTTTTGACCCAAAAATACTCGTCTGATTTGGTTAAAACTCAAAAACGCACTTTACACGAAACCGCACCGATGTATCTCCTCATGCGAGAAGATAAGAAATACACGAACTAGGATTACAAGGTTTTTCTGTTACGAAAATGAAATACCACAGAAAAATCGTTAAACGTCTATTCCAAACTAAGTTGACGTATAAAATTCATACACCTGTTTACTGATCTTTTTctgttaataaacaaacaagtgaaatctaaaaaaataactggTGCTTTTTAGCGACCTAGTCAGTTGTGCTGTAAATTGTGTCTGACGCAACAAAGACCTTTTCCACTCCTTTATTTCGTAACAATGCTCGAACTATCGCGTGCAGTGGTTTCGCATTGAAACTGGCCATTATTTCTGTCTTCCGTCCGTTTTTCTAATTTCGACGTTGCCTTTCTCACTCGGGATATTGTTTCTCACAACGCTTCGCGCGGCGCGATCGTTGACGATACAAAATTGCGGAAAGCGCAATTGTTACGAACAATGGCGACGCTGGTGCGAGTGAAAGGACGATTAGAGCGCGGGTTCTATTATACTGGTGTACTAAGCGTATTCCATTGTTCATATGCGAGAGAGACTAATCACTGAAACAATTTATCGTCACTCTCTCGCCCGAAAGCGATTTGTTCATTTAATTTGCGCGGTTTGAGCTCGGTAGTTTGTATAAGCTTGGAATTGTGCTGCCGCTGCAAGGTCCATATGTCTTGTTTGGCTGTTTACCTCCACTTTAAGATAGTGGGTCCAAAAGGGGCCTGGCCTTAATGCTTGAGTGCTCTCTTAAACGCATGTGTTGACGGTTACGTTTAACAGCGTTTGTCTTTCACTGGTGCGTCCCCGCTGTTTGTCACGCAACAAAGGGGGGCGTCACGTGACaacaaaaacatgaaaacaGTTCGACTGCGCGGAATTTTCGACCAAATTTAGACTTTCAAAAAACTGCTGAACGTGGGTGTCACCAGATTAGTGGAGAGTGCTGAGCAcaattttaaagattaaaacGAAAGAGAGAGCTGAGAACACTGTACGCTCTACATATGACTTAAAAAAATCCGAATATTTTACTTCGCTTAAaattgtttgtgtttgtttgaAACGACTGAATTTGATgcttaaaatcaacaaaaaattgattaaattttgattaacgttttaaaaaatgttttttttttaaaaacatttgtgttaCAGTTATCATAAAAAAACGACTTTACCGAATTAAAAGACGACCGTAAAGGCCATTTCCCTTTCGTCAGAAAACGTCACACAGCTAGCCTACTTTATATTACTCAATGATACCATCTAGCGACGACATGGTTGAACATGTGAACCAGACATtgctttatgacgtcacttgcGTGTGTGGCTGATTCGTcgaatttgttttttgttgattgATTAACAAGCATTTGCCGATAATACAGTACGTTGGGGTacgatgagacaccttttaatgctgttttttttcgtccgatttggtggtaaacaaagaacatttaaagaattattataaaaccgtatcctcatgattcacatagaccgttgttaaatgtttaaaacacgatcaggatatttggatattttgagCTAAAAGTATCCCGACTTCCCctgccctactatatacaacgTACGGTGGGATACCTTCagccaaagttagtatagacgttgccttcagcacataatatcccatactATACCTCATAACTATCTTGTGTTTGACAAATAACTCCTATAAAGTTGTAAGGATGCGTTTACGTAATTCCTAATGAGACGAGAACACAGAATGAGCACACGAGCCATCTTTTCTCTAAATTTCTCTACGTACTTACCCGGCtagaaaagctgtcccatattcctcaccctaccatatatacctgactaaaaaataatttaaaaatcagataataagttttattcgCACTATTCGCACCTGCAATGAAATAAACCAAACACTTCAAAAAACGTGCAGAAAAAAACGTGACTAAGAAGACATTGAAACGAACACGGGTATTTCCGCAACAGAATTGCACACGGTGTGACATTACAGGATGATAGAgagcgattgtgacgtcataatgatacGACAACACACATATTCATTACGTTGACCTATCACGCAGGGTCGGAAGACGTAAAAGTacaatggggtaagatggatacctttagcacataatgtcccagATTTCATATTGATAAAcaagagtcgtaaggatactattttacaattctttaaatgttctttgtttactaccaaatgggacaataaaataaaatgtaccatcttacccaacctaGTATAAATAAAAGATTTGGCCTCAATAAAAagatttaggtttaaaaaaacatcgtATTATATTTCATGAGTATTTTGTTCAAGATTGTGTAAAGggaaaaaaaagacaaaactttcgcaaataacaaacaaacaaaaaaaataatgcaaaaaaacGTACTTCTAAACCTCTTATTTTTCGATAATTGTCACATTTCAAGGAACAAAGTAAGTCACTACTGATACCAGTTGTACAAAAAAAGGCACtcaatatatacaacatattgCACTTTTTCTGGGGACAAACGGTCATCTAATATATGAAAAACCACCTATACCTTTTACATGCATTAAAGAGAATGCTTAAAAGTTAATAAggattatagtagggtgggggaaaatgggacacctttagcacataatatccaaatatcatgatcatgttttaaacaataaacaacggtatATTATAATTCctcgaatgtttttttgttgactactaaatgggatgaaaaaatataataaaggtgtctcatctttcccaccgtactgtatatatatagtttaattcCAGGATTCGAAATATGTTTCAGCAGTACTGTTGTATAAGATGCCAACAAGCATGTATGAGACTCACTAACACCATTGATAGGTAGATTACTTTGGTAGGGTTTGAACAAAATTCTTCAACAAAATGATAAGGTTTTTGAGAGGGCGGTTTTAGTTTTTGGAACAATTTCAAGTCAATGGGACGATATATGGGTCTGTGGAAAAAAGGATATACATGATAATAtccaaaattaattaaaaatttatttaaaaaaacatttcaactaTGCTAATATTTACTTACTCATATTTAGTGGTTGTGTTGTAACAGTGACCATTTATCCCCACGTTATGTCACGTGACCCCTCCCACCATCTCATGCACTTGACGAAGGTAGTCACGACGCAGTGGGAGCGAAAATCTGCGTTCCAGTGGAATGAATTCACATTGCCGCTGTGGTGTAGGAAGGTTTAtgatgaaaaaaaagaaaagcagaatactgtgttataataactgttgtgaatgaatgtaactttattataatttaaaaaaaaaatgatccACAAAGTTAGggcacaaggtatataaaacagaacacccttgttatgctgactgtttttttctagccacacaaggataaataaattgtttatgacTATGTAGTaaaggtaacttgtaaacaggcacgagatatgtgaaatagaacacttgtgttataacgactgtcgtttttcggctaTGGGAgaagataaaacaaattactgtTGGAAACTTGTatgcaggcatgaggtgtatgaaacagaacgatgtgttataaagactgacTTTACCCTACCactcaaaaataaataagttacgttcattcatacAACTAACACAAATACACAATCAATTACAAATCACACCAGAACACTGACTTTGGACTTagaagttgttttattgcCAGTTGTTCCTGCATAACAGAAGTCGAAGTCAGACTCCCAAGGTTTCTTTAGATTGACAGGAAGCAAATGACCTTCTGTGGTGAAGACACTCAGCATACCACTGCTTTTGTGAAGTGGGTTTTCAAAATCGAATAACTGCAAAGTACcaagaaaaattgaaaaaaaaaaaattgaaaaaaaaaataaaaaaaaactgtatgtCTAATGtctatattactatatatattaagaagattttaaaaacatatcatAGCCTGCTTTTATATGCTtctgtgtccttgggcaagccagcaattgctccaacccaggtcccttatgggttgtctaaattgtcagccacacttttaaaaataattaaaaaatccgcaccaaaaaaaaacatacatagtaactcataagcggacacaaggtgtataaaacagaacacccgtggtgtAACGACTGCCATTGGCCTGctacgcgaagataaataagtaacatacatggtaacttaaaagcggacacgaggtgtatgaaacaggacacttgtgttcatgttataacaactataatTGCCATGCAATGATAAATAAGatacttttaacaaaataacttaCCAGGTAAAGATACTTGCACGTTTCACTGAGGAAGAAAGATTCCATTCTGTCCTCTTGCGTCTTGTCGAGCACATTGTGCAGCGAGGCGTAACCACATTCAGTTTTGGCGTGTCGCTCGAGCGAATCAAGTATCTCACGGCCCACGTTGAGGTAGAAAGGATTTTTTGTGGCCTGGGGTTGAATTTATTGTTTGAatacgaatgaatgtaatttcaTTCTTGAGTTTGTGTACTTACTTCCAAGTTGTAAGTTACAAGAAAGGTCCTTGTCTAAAGGCTTTTAAGCCCAGATTTGGCCAATCATCCCAACACCCACAAAAACACAAGTAGTAACTTAcataagaaaatttaaatactaaTAGCTTTACCTACACAAAAACCAGCGGTTCGTATTAAATAATGAACCTGGTAAGTGACAGACATaactagaataaaaaacaCCACACATGAtctttatgtatatagtagtgggggggggggataggacaccttttcattctaatttcttgacctgtttggtagtaaacaaagaaaatgcaaagaattataaaaccgtcctcacgactcccatagaccgttggtaattgtttaaaacacaatcaagatatttggatattatgtgctaaagatgtctatctttccccaccctactatatctatatatttatatgaaatacGGTCTCTCTTACCCTGTAAAGTAGATAAGTGCTCTCTATAAACTCAGGTCGAAGTGGATAGAACCTTACATCTGGAGCTTTTAATCTCCAGTTATAACGCTCAGGTAATGCCTCGTAACGCTTCCATATTGCATAGTACAACGCATGGCAACATATAGCTTCCTCTATATCGCCATTAAGAACCTATACACAAAGACAGGAAATACAGAAATGATTTGATTGTCATAACGCCAGACTATATTAATAGTGTTAATTACATAGTGGTGTATTCTACTATTATTAAGTTTGtctaataaaaaagttttgaatgGCCTAATctgtttcgttttaaaaaaatttattggtATTTTTAGATCACAATTTCTATctataacttaaaatttttaattgttttgaatGACTGCAATTTATTTACCCACGCTTAGCTGAGCGAAAAACAGTCGTgagtcgttacaacacaggttttctgtttcatacaccttatgccgacttacaagttactatgtaaGTAACTTAAGAGTGAATTTTTTGGTCGGTATAGCtcaaaattttgacaacccatcagtggccactgggttgtagcaattgctgttaagtgttttgccttaaaacacatacacatacaaatcacaatggtagcagtgcaGGCATTGAGTTGAACACATAACCTTCTTGTggataattttataaatttaataatcaaCCTACATACCAATAATCCAGGTAGGAATGCTTGCAATGAATCCACCCACGTGTTGATCATCATTCCATTTGATAAATCAACATTTACATAAATAGGGGGGTCGCCTGAACCACTGTTGCAATGCTTACGTCTGCAAAGAAAATCCGAATGAATTATTGTACAGGGTTTTCGGAAGTTCACTGTGTACTGTtgagatgttttttttaagacaTTCAGCAACACTCttcaaaataagtttgtttataatgttttttagcCAAGTACTTCATGCAGCTTTGTGGACATTGCAATCTTTTGTTGCTACTTTTAATCAGTTATAATACAAGTTGTTCGGAAAGTCACTGTGTACTGtactgataatttaaaaaaaaatatatttttgtcaaaGCAGCATATCATAGCTGTAGTATAGTAttacatacaattttttttataattaaaaattccaTTATAAACAAAGAGCAAATTGTGACTTACCCTCGCCTCAGATGTTCTTTGATGCTTTGTAACGCTTCATCGAACACATCAAGGTCTCTTTTCTCTCCAAATAAAATGTAAGCCTATCAATAACAGACCATTTAAATTATGGACCTTATAttgactttatattttaatcgacttcatataaaaaacttattttaaggtgttccatcttcccccttcTACTAAATAGTATTTTAGAATATCTTAAATCAAATATCCAAACCTGATTATATccaaaatacaattttgtgCATTTATATGTGTAAGGTTCTGAGTTAAGgatcacttatttatcatgTTAGAATATcttgaattaaatatttaaattcagtAAGATCATTAGTTCCATTCATTTAATCTTTCCTACctttaacaaatattcaaGATATGAATCTAACCCAGCCCCTACACCACTTTGTTTTCCCATCCACTCTCCTGTTACAACATCTATAGCAACACCTGTGTGTGGAATcgacatttttaatatttcatgagGAAAAAAATTGCATCGGTAccaaaaaatttattaaaattaaaaattaccaaaGTCAAATGTTTTatcagaaaaaaattgagattaaaaaaaaaaattgagattaaaaaatagcaaaatcataaatattttgacaagcctgaaataaaatatagataccttagacaaaaaaacatttccagTACACTGAGTACAGCCACACCGG contains:
- the LOC494394 gene encoding ER degradation-enhancing alpha-mannosidase-like protein 1 → MFRTSFGLITVAHIFMCLIPVGFPSFLNNKSDEKTIFQSEFWQNYYGERYLHFPESKRLEAKEDARNMFYFGYDNYMKYAFPQDELNPIACCGRGPDLMNPLNLNINDVLGNFSLTLIDSLDTIAIMGNSSEFKHAVEVVLNQVSFDLDSTVQVFETNIRVLGSLLSAHLIISDPLQPFGDMRPHDYNGELLSLAHDLAVRLLPAFENTKSGIPYPRVNLRHGLPNSTITHTATAGAGSLLLEFGTLSRLIGDPTFENVARRAMHELWMRKNSDTGLLGVAIDVVTGEWMGKQSGVGAGLDSYLEYLLKAYILFGEKRDLDVFDEALQSIKEHLRRGRKHCNSGSGDPPIYVNVDLSNGMMINTWVDSLQAFLPGLLVLNGDIEEAICCHALYYAIWKRYEALPERYNWRLKAPDVRFYPLRPEFIESTYLLYRATKNPFYLNVGREILDSLERHAKTECGYASLHNVLDKTQEDRMESFFLSETCKYLYLLFDFENPLHKSSGMLSVFTTEGHLLPVNLKKPWESDFDFCYAGTTGNKTTSKSKRQCEFIPLERRFSLPLRRDYLRQVHEMVGGVT